GCGGTATCCGCCTTCGTTGCTGAAGAGGGTGTTGTCGAAGACAAAGATGCCCGGGCTTACCCCCGAAAGGCCGTTTGCCGCAACGGCTTCCCAGCTGACGGGGAAGGGGTAGGGGTTGGAAACCAGGTGCCAGCCGGCGGATCCGGGAAGGTTGTCGGGGTTGGTGTTGGTGAGTGAAATTTCGGCATCTGTGAGGAGCGGGAAGCCCGTGTGCCGGACTTGCAGGGCGTTGTCATCTTCATCTTCATACATAAAAATGAGGGCCGCTTTTCCGCTTGCCTGTGTTTCGGCGCTGCGGGTTCCGAAAATATGGCTGCTGTGCAGGGGGATTTGCCAGATCCGGCTGATTTCGTTGTAGAGGTACACGTTGGAGTCGCCGTCTTCGGAATTGCCTGCACCGGGGTAGCCTTGTGTCCAGATATCGGCGAGCACTTCGGCATAGGTTGCCAGCGGACCCGGTGCGCCGATGATGCGCCAGCCGGAGCGGTTGGGGGTTACCGGCACAATGGTATCGATCACGAGGGCGGTGCTGTATTCCCCGGCTACGACAGGGCCCGTGCGGGTAAAGGTTTGATCCTGCGCGTTTTGGGTCCAGTCGGTTTGGATCTGCCATTGCGATTCGGGCGTTTCCCGGTACAGGACGCGCTCGACCAGTCCCTGCGTGTAGCTGCCGGTATCGGATAATCCGGTTTGTTCGCTTGTATGGTTGTAGCTGAGGGTGATGCTGCCCTGTACGTTTGTGTTTTCGGGGATGAAGTTCCAGCTCACGCCCCGCCGCCGGGCTTCAAGACCGCCGGGGAAGTGCTCGCCGGCATCGGAACTTCTGCGGTCGCGGAGGTCAATTGTTGCGGAAACGAACATGCTGAGGCCGCCGCCGCTCAGGTTCTGAATGCTAACTTCGGCCCCCTGCGGACCTGCAGAAGCCGTTTGACCCGGAATCAAGGTGTTGCCGAACTGCCCGATGGGTGCGCTGCTTTGGGTTACCCATTGCGGACTACCCTGAAAGCTGCCGGTAGCGGTGCCCCGCAGGTCGGCTGCAGAAGTGCCGCTACGGTCGTCAAACCGCAGGTAAACGGTGAGGTCCTGGAAACGCGGGGAGGAGATTCCCACAACTTCATGCATATGCTGCTGAATTTCAGCCTGCGAGAGGGCCCGGTTCCAGATCCGGAATTCGTCGAGGGTGCCGTCCAGGAAATTGTTTTCTACAAACCGGCCGATATGCAGTTCGGCTGTGCCGGTGAGCGGCGGCTTTTCGGCACCAGTACCGTCAAGCTGACCATTCAGATAAATGCGCTGTTCCTGCGTGGCAAGGTCGTACACGAAGGCCGCATGGTACCAAACGCCGGTTTGCAGCTGTGTACCGGCGGTTGTGTCGTTACCCCAAAAGCCCATGTGCAGGCGCTGATTACGTGCCAGCAGGTGCAGGCTGTTGCTCTCCGTACCACCGGTGGGCGCGCCGGCAATGGGGGCATCGCCACCGGGAAGGGTATTGAACCTAACCCATGTTTCGATGGTGAAACTGGCTTCTGTAAGTCCCAGCTCTGTTGCATTCTTACCGGTTGGCAAAAAGCTGCCACCGGAAAAAGAAAGCGCGCCTTCAGCTCCGAACGCTTCCGGAATAGCAATACCGGAGGCATTCAGCACGCTGCCTGCTTCCGATTCAAAGTTTGAAGCAGCGATGCTCAGGGAAACCTCGCCCAAATAGGCAGTAAGTTCACCTGAGATGTGGAGCTGTGTCTGTTCGCCGCCTTTCAGGGCGGGGATGGTCCAGGTGCTGCCGCTCAGGGCGTCGTTAGGGCTGCTCAGGTTTTCGATGTTTTGCCCGGTGATTTGCACCTCGACAGCGGCAAGGTCTGACAAGCCGGTATTGCTGACCTCAAGGGTGAGCAGCACATTGCCGGAGGCATCATTTCCGGTGTACATTACGCGCGACTGCAGGGTCGTTACCGGGCGGGTGAGGGCAAGCTGTTGTTCTTGTACCGATCCGGTAAAGGTATAGGTTTTTTGTACCGGATCATGCGTCCAGCCGGTTGCCCGTATCCATTTGCTGCCTTCGCCGCTTCGGGTGAGCAGTTGCAGGGCGCCATCCTCATAAAAGTCATAGTTGAGGGTGAGGGTGGCAGTTGTACTGTTGCTTGTCGGAAAAACACCGAATACGGCATCGGTCCGGTTAATGAAAGGAGTGCTTTCGTCAAACTCAGCTGCGACCGGATCAGAAGTATTCAGGGCGATGAAACCGCTGCTGTTGTTTCCGTAGCGATATAAGGAGAGCGAACCGAGGCCCAGCTGTGCCTGTATGCTCAGGTTGGCGTCTGAAAGCGATTCGGAAATAGTATTGGGCGGTAAAAAAATGCTGTGCTGACCCAAAGGCATCACGGGCGCAAACCACGATGGATTGTTGACGATATCCGCAATTGTAACCGGCGCGTTTTGCGTGACTTCAAAAATACGATTACCGCTATGGTCGGGGTTGAAGTAGCCATCGGTTTGGGCTTCGTTGAAGGTGTAGTTGGCCAGCAGTCCCGGCGTGTTTCGGGGGAGGGTGCGATTCATCCCGGCCTGAATTTCGGCTGTAGTGCGGGCACCCTGCCAGATGCGGAGTTCGTTCATGCTGCCGTTGAAATATTCATTGATCCAGCGGCCAATCAGCAGCGGTGCGTTAATACCGTCCGGGTGAGCATCGAAAGCATAGGTTTCCCTGAGTCCGGAAAAAATGCCGTCCACATAAATGCGTTGTTCGCCCGCATTATTATCAAATACAAAGGCGACATGATACCAGCGGTTGGCCTGCAGGCTCCGGGCAGCGGTGAGGTCATTACCAAAAAAGCCCATATTTAGCTGAGCATTACGCACAATCAGGTGCAGGCTTGCGTTGTTAGCAACCATACTGGGATGACCTAAAATGGGATTGTCGCCTGAAGTATTGTTGAGACGAATCCACGCTTCAACCGTAAAGCTGTCTTGGGGGATGCCCAGCATGGTATCGCTCATGCGGGTATTGATGTAATCGCTTGTGCCGTTGAAAGCCATCGCGGTACCGGCGCCCAAGGGTTCTTCGGTCAGGTTTTCGAGCTTAAGCCGCAGGGCCGGAATCGGAAATTGAGGGTTGATGTCGCCCGGCTCGTTATACCGGTGAACCTGCAAATAGGGATAGGATTCATAATCACCTTCCTGTATTTCCCAAATGGTATCGAAATCGAAACCTGCATTTTCAAATACTGATTTGGTTCGCATTTGTGCACTGTTTAGAGCTTGTCCGCCGCCGGGTAAAGGCAATAAGTTTAATTGTTTGGTAATAGCCAAACCACCTGTAACCGATTCATCCCAGAAAAGGCCTTCTATGTTTTGGGGTACAACTGTGTTGCCAAACCTACCCGTAAGCGCTCCGATCCAGTCACGCCGATGGATTTCATCAAAGTTGCAGCTTATATGAACATTTGAAATGTTCATCGTGCCGCCATCATAAGCCCCACTCCCAAAAAGCCCCCCTCCATGAGCCCCTCTTAACCGAACGGCGGTATGAACATCATATACACTACCGTTGTTTGAGAATCTTCCAATCAGCCCTCCTGCCGAACCTCTGGCCCCGCCAAAGGAGTCGTGTCCGGCTGTTTTTACAAAACCAGTAGTAAATACTTTATATACAACAAAATTAGCATCACCTACGCCCGCAACGGGGCCCCCAGCCATTCTGCCGGTAAAATCGACGTCAAGCAGCATCAGATCACGCACTGTTCCACCCCTAAGGATGCTGAATAGGCCCATATCATTCCAATCCGGACGGTTTATAAATAAATTGGAGATGGCATAGCCGTCCCCGCTAAAAGTACCCGTAAACGTACCAAGGGGCATCCAACCGGCACCGCCATCAGCCTGTGGTGAAGCCAGTTCTTCATAGGCCAATGTGTTGCTGTCAAGATGATTCGTAAGTTTGTGGTGCGAACCCAAGCGGTGCCGCACATTATTCAGATGAAACCAGTTTGAAATGAGATAGGGCGTATCACCACTGCCGTTCCCGCCGGCAAAGAGCTGCAGACCCGGAAGTGGGTTAGGGCCGTTTGAAACAAGGGGAGAGTCGTAGGTAAATCCCTGCAAATACGGAAAACTTCCTGATAATTCGGTTCCGATCTGCCATACGCCTGTTGATGGAGTGAAGTCAAAGCCCGAAAAGCTGTTTTGACTGAGCATTTGTGCTTCTGTAAGCCCGGTTGCTGTAGAGGGTTCACTGAGCGTGGCCGGCCCGTCTGTATTATAATAGACATTGGCACGGGTACAACTGTTGCAAATACCGGTTACCGGACGGATCTGCCCATCGTTGGAACCGGCTGAAACCCATGAATTGCTAATGTGACCGTAATCTACTGCTACCAGTCCACCTGAGTTGGTTGCACCCTGAAGGATAACAGTAGAATATGAATTTGAAATGGTACCGTTGTTTTCAGCAGCTATGCCGCCCAGCTGATTACTACCATTGAGCGTGCCACGTGCAATGGCTTTAGTGATGCTCGCGTCTTCTTCCACAATACCGGCGATTGCGCTGAGATTATAGGCCCCGGTAATGTTTACATCGGCCATTATTTCTGTAAGAGTGCTGTTGCCCCCTGCCCTTAAGGTTATTCCGCTCGCATAGCAGCAGTTGGCATCTGTGGGAACGGTGATATTTCCCGAAACAGAAACCCGCTCCATAACTGAGTTATCGAAAGCTCCGGCAACTCCCGCAGCAATACCGGTTCCGCTAATGTTTACGTTGCGTAAATGAAGATCTTTCAGGCTGGCATTAAAGGCAATACCTATAAATGCCGCAACGAACGGGTTAGGGGAATTAATGATATGCAGATCTGCTACAGTGAAACCTCCGCCATCCAGAGAACCCTCAAACGGTGCAAAGAAAATACCAATCGGTATCCAGCCAAGACCATTATTGGCGCTAGGAGAAGCCACAGTATGGTAGCCTTCAGTGCTGCTGTTAAGATCATTAAGCAAAACAAAATGAGAGGTCATATGGGACTTGATATTGTTCAGATGATACCAGTTGCTGATCTGAAACGCGGTTTCGGCGCTTTGTCCGTCGCCGCCGGCAAAATCCTGCCCTTTTGCTTCTGAGATCCCGAATGCCGGAATCAGCAAAGAAATCAGCAAAGTCAATGCTATGCTTACCAATAAAGAAGAAATAGAATTCATGTTGAACATATCGCAAAAAATAGGGTGATAAAGGTTGAATCGGCCTGCATCAGGGCAGGCGCTGCCGGAAAACCAGGGGTCCGGACTGAAGTGATATTTTTCGGGGGGGGAGGCCTGTTCGATTTACAGGCTGAATTACAGGTCTAAGGTTTGGTTCGGCTTCACGGCCTGATTCGCTTTGAGCTTTTTCAGGCCGTATCCGAATCCGGCTGCAACGAGCCACCATGCGGGTCCCAAGGGTACTTTTGGCGGCTCATTCGGGAATTGCGGGGCGCCCGGTCCGGAAGCCGGGGGCGCCGGTGGAGCCGTAGCCCAGGGGTCCGGGTTGCGAACCTGCCGGGCACTTGCTACGGCAGGGCCGAACATCTGCGCAAGCGGTGCCAAAAAAGAAATTGGCTGGGTCAGGGCATGGGCGTTGTCATATCCTAAATCCGGCTTCTGCAATTCCGGCTGCAGGACGAACACCGAAACGGAGGCGGCCACATAGAGCAGCAACAGCAGACCGGCGCGCCGGATCACCGCCGGGTAATCCGGGGTTTCAGATGCCTGTTTACAGTTGTTGGAATAATTGCGGGGGGAATTGACAGTCATGAGGGGGTATCATTTTTAAATTTTGCATTCAAAGGAAATTCCCCGCCGTGTTGACATTAATCAGACATATCCGGCCGCTGAAATACCTGTGAATGCAGTTTTAGTGTGGACTAAATCTATTCAAAAAAAGCACGTAGTGGTTAGTACGTATATCCCAATTTGTTGTACGTATGTGTCAAAAAAGGCTAAAAATCACGGATTTACGGCACTTTACAGCCTTTGCACGGAATAATTGGCATAGGTTTGAAAATTTAGCATCACAGCCCGGAAGGCTGATTAATCGGGTGTCTGTTTGAGATTAAATCAGGATCGTAGCTGGTTATTTTGGATGCTTTTTAGCTTTAACTACAGCGCTATTTAGAGGTTGGCGATCCCTAATCTGTAAACTATTTTATATGTACTGAATGTACACAGACTCGATTGCGTTGCGAGAATGCTCCCAAAACCCTGAAATTACTGCCTTGTGAAATTTTTTTGCTTTCTGATTTTGTCGGCGGTACTGTTTCCGCTGTTTCCATTGCTTCCATCGGGCACTGCTTTTGGGCAGCAGCCGGAAGGCTTTCCCTTCGTCCGCTTTTTTCAGGCAGGCACCGATTTCACCGGTTCGGATCTGACCTACGCAATTACGCAAGGTCCCGACGGCACGATTCTTTTTGGCAATGATGAGGCGGGCATTCAGCAGATAAACGGGACGGATGTACGCCCGATTCGCTTTCCGCGCAGCAATGTGGCGGCTTCCTTCGCCCGCGATCCTTTCGGACGCATCTATGCTACCGGGAATGCTGATTTCGGATATTTGGAGGAATCCGGTTTGCATGGTATGCAGTATCACTCGCTCACACATCTTGTACAGGCAGCTGCGGGGAGCATCCCTTTTATTCATACCTCAGCTTCGGTAGGGGATCAGGGTGCGATGTTTTTTGCCGGTCTGCAAAGCGGCTATTTTTACGATCCGCAACAGGACAGCGTACTTGTACTGATGCCGGTCGGGCAGTTTTATGATACCAATCGTGTAGGGAGCACAACCTGGCTCACCGATACAGCGTCCGGCCTGCATACCGTAAACCATCAGGGCAGGCTCACATGGGTTGAAACCCCTTTCCCGCCGGGCAACAACCGCATCATCGGGCTGCAGGGGAAGCCTGCTGTGTACACGTTTGATCACCGCCTATGGATTCTTGAGGACAGCGGCGACTGGGTTCTGAGCGGTGTTTTTCGGTATTATGAGGATAAAGAAGCCCTTCATGTGCTGCATGCCGGCAGCCTTGCCGACGGGCGGGTGATGATCGCTTCTATGAGCGGGGTGCAGATCTTTACCCGCGACGGCCGCCTTCAGCACAATTTTAACAGCTCCAATGTGTTGCCTTTCGATATTTCCGGAATGGCCTATGAAGCGGAAGACGGCAAAATTTGGGTTTCAAGTCCGAACGGTATCGCAGTAATTGACTTCCGTAACCCGCTGCGTTACTTTCCTGCACCTATGGGATTGCCGGATCGGCGCCTCAATGTGTTCGCGGAGTGGAACGACATGCTGTTTGTAGGGTCAGATTCCGGGCTTTGGGCAAGTGACGCATCCTCGTTTAGTCAAGTCGTTGGCAATATGGCCATCTTCGACATGCTGGAGACCGCCTTCGGCCTCATGGTAGCAAGCAGCCGCGGTCTCTTGCTGGTTGAAGAAGACGGAAACATAGAGCAGCTCTCCGGCGATGTTTTCATCCGCAGCATTTTTGCAGATCCGGATCATCCCGAAACCTACTATTTCTACGATTCACCGCAGGCCCTTTACCGGATTGTGATGGATGATACCGGTGGCGGGCATCAAGTGAGCCTGCTATATGAAAATACGATTATGCCATTTTCTATTGTTAAAGTTTCGGGGGAGGAACTGTGGTACAGCACCCGCGATTTTGGCATTTATCAGCTGCAGGCCCGCTCCGATGCGCATGGTATTGCCGAAATAACCGGCAGTATTTTATGGGATGAGCAGCGCGGACTCCCGGCACCGGAAAACATCAACATCTTCCGCTATCAGGGTGATGTAGCTTTTATGACCGATGATGGGGTGTACACTCCTGATGCCACACGGCAGGCAGCGGTACCGCACCCGGATTTCAGGGATATTGTATTCGGCACAACCCGCCGCAACATTTGGCCCTTCCTTGCACTGCAGTCCGGTGCGTTCGCCGGCCGGGTTAACGCCGCCGTTTTTCCGCTGCTCACTCCGGAAACGCCCTCCGAAACGATGCAGAGCGCTGGTGCGGCCCCTTCCTATCGTTGGCGTAACCTGCCATTTGGCCGCTCATTTGAACTCGGCGGCATCATCAGGCTTACAGAAAGTCCTTCCGGCAGGCTGTATGCCCTGGCTGGCAGCGGGCTCTCCTACCTTAACGCGGGATGGGAAAATGAAACCCCAGTCAGCGCCCGCGCGCCCCGCTTGCAGATCACCGGAATCAACATGGCCGCAGATTCTGTGCTCTTTCACGGCTGGTCGGCTTCCGTGGAAGATATCAACCCTCACGTACCCTTCGGGATGAACAGTCTGCGCTTCAACTGGAGCCTCAATGCTTTTGAACCTACTGACCTCAACCGCTATCAGTTCCGCCTGCTCGGTGCCGAAACCGACTGGTCGGCCTGGTCCGCCGAAACCTTCGCCGACTATCGCAACCTGCGGGAAGGCCGCTACACCTTCGAAGTGCGCGGACGCGACCTCTACAACCGCATTTCGGAGGCGGCCGTCTTTTCCTTCACCGTGCAGCCCCCCTGGTACCGATCAGTCTTTGCGTACATGTTCTACATCCTTTTTGCCGCCGGCCTGATAGGCGGCAGCTTTCATTGGCGCACTCAAAAGCTGCTGGCACGACAGCAGGAACTCGAGCGGGAAGTCGCCGCAAGAACCTCAGAAATTGAGCACAAAAAGCAACAGCTTGAAAAGCTTGATAAAGTAAAAAGCACTTTCTTCTCGAACGTTAGCCATGAGTTTCGCACGCCCCTAACCCTCATTAAGGGACCTGTGGAGCGCCTCATGTATGAAAGCAGTCTGAGCACGGCTGAGAAAATCGGGGAGTACGAGCGCATCCTCGAAAACGCCAACCGCCTGCTGTCGCTCATCGATCAGATCCTTAACCTTTCCAAAATGGAAAGCGGCACCTACGTACTGCAGCTCCGACGCCTTGACCTTAACGCCCTGCTGCAACGTGTTGCCGGCTGGTACCGCGAGCTCGCTGCCCGCAAAGGGCTCCAATTTACGCTTGAAATTCCCGACACGCCGTTTTGGATGTATGCCGATGCCGAACAGGCCGAGCTGCTGTTTTCCAACCTGCTCTCCAACGCCGTTAAATACACCGAAACCGGCGGGGTCACACTCCGCTGTCTCATCCGCAACGAAACCGCGGAAGTACTCGTGAAAGATACCGGTATCGGCATACCGGAAGGCGAGCAGGGCCGCATCTTCGACCGCTACTACCGCGCCCAAAGCGGCCTGCTGAGCAGCTCCGGTGCCGGAATCGGCCTCAACTTAGTTAAATACGCCGCCGACCTGCACGGGATAGCCGTGTCGCTGCACTCCGCCGAAGGGCAGGGAACGGCATTTACCCTGCTGTGCCGGGCGGGTTTGGCGCATTTAAGCACCGAATACAGGGTGCTTGAGGATGATGGCAGCATCCCGGCGGCAACGCTTCAGGTGCCCGATCAGGTGGCAGCGGGAAGCCCTAAAGAAGAAGAGGCGTCGCATCCCGCTGTTCAGGCGGAAGCCCCTGAGGATGCTGATACTGATGCCGACGCCGAGGACATCCCCCTGCTCCTCCTCGCAGACGACAACCGGGATATCCGCGTTTTTATCCGCTCCGTGCTGGGCCCCGGCTACCGCTACGCCGAGTGCGCCGACGGGCATCAGCTCGTAGCACAGGCCAAAACCCTGCAGCCCGACCTCATCCTCTCCGATGTGATGATGCCCGGTCTCGACGGCATTGCCGCAAGCCGGATACTCAAAGAAGATCCCGAGACAGCGCACATCCCCATCATCATGATTACCGCCAAGGGGGGCAATCAAAACGAGCTAACGGGCCTCAAATCAGGCGCCAACGACTACATCACCAAACCCTTCTCGCCGGCCATCCTGCAGGCACGGGTTTTGGGGCAAATCAACCTGCTGATGCGCCTGCGCCGCTTCCTGCAGCAGCAGTTCAAAGCAAGCTACCTGCACACGGACGCGGAGTCAGCAACCGGCGCGGAGACTGAAGCCGATGGGGTAAACACCCCCGAATGGAAGCAGCAGATTGATGCCGCCCTGCATGACCCTGAATTTTCGGTTCAGGATATGGCGAACATGCTCGCGCTGAGCCGTTCAAGCCTCAACCGCTTTTTTAACAGTGAAACAGGAAGCAGCCCGCAGGAATACATCCGGCAGCGGCGCATCGAGCTCGCCTGTAAAATGATGGCCCGGAAGGAGGGAAGCCTCAGCGAAATCGCCTACGCCGCGGGATTCAGCAGCGTCAGCTACTTCAGCCGGGTATTCAAACAGCTCAAAGGGGTGCCCCCCACACAATACGCCGGCAGCTGAGCATTTTCCGCCAAAAACCAACCTCCGCGATACCCCTGTATTTTATTTTTGGGAAAACCCCGAGAGCATCACGGTCAGCAATGCCGGCTCCAGAAATCCCAAATCGGTCTCATAAGTCCTTGCTTTTTTTGCGCGCTACCCGCTGTTGAAATCCGGATTTTCGGGCTGGTTATGACAAATTAAAACGGACTTGGTGTACGGGTGAATCTGCGTGTTTCCCAAACCGGCATGTCCGCCACCTAAAACCCTCCCGCCCAGCCAATCCGGGAAAACACCTTCCTTTAACTCAAATAAAAACAACCCGTATTTTGTTTTGAGTCTGGAAACCCTGAAACGCCAGGGAGCCAAAATTCCCCTCTGCGAGAGGGGTGCCCGGGTGAGCGAAGCGAACGGGCGGGGTGTGACCGCCTCGGTGCCGGGATTCCAGCAGCTTACGCCAAGGAGCTTCTGCTCGCAGGCTGTCCCATCCATTACATCAATGCAGGTAATTTGGTTCGTTGCCTTCGGTCAGCCTCACCACACCCCGGCCCGCCAACATTTGGGCGTTGAAAGGGACTGGGTGCGGTTCAGGCTACATAGCCCTTCACGACATCTACCGGGGCCACCCCTCTCGAGAGGGGAATTTTGTATCCCAAATAATATCAACATCATAACCTGCAAAAGACACACTGACACACCGACATACTGTTTCGTGACACACTGAAAAAGGGCCACCCCTCTCGAGAGGGGAGTTAGCAAGTGCCGTGTTAATAACGACTTCGATGCCTGAATTACAACATTTAGTTTTGAGCCTGGAAATCCTGAAAAGCCACGGAGCTAAAATTCCCCTCTGCGAGAGGGGTGCCCGGGTGAGCGCAGCGAACGGGCGGGGTGTGACGGGGGCGAATGCCCGCATTAGGCCCCGGAAACCACGGAGCCTAAAAGGTTATATTCTTCGTTTTTGCTCGTCTCCGGCCCAATTTGTTCAAAATTACCTGAAGGGTTCAGGTCTTTATCTCCGCCCGAAACCAGCCCCGGCAGGGGCGACCCCTTTGTAGAAAAATGCGATCACCCAAAAAATGAACCGAGTGCCGCAGGCATGA
This genomic stretch from Cyclonatronum proteinivorum harbors:
- a CDS encoding response regulator, whose protein sequence is MKFFCFLILSAVLFPLFPLLPSGTAFGQQPEGFPFVRFFQAGTDFTGSDLTYAITQGPDGTILFGNDEAGIQQINGTDVRPIRFPRSNVAASFARDPFGRIYATGNADFGYLEESGLHGMQYHSLTHLVQAAAGSIPFIHTSASVGDQGAMFFAGLQSGYFYDPQQDSVLVLMPVGQFYDTNRVGSTTWLTDTASGLHTVNHQGRLTWVETPFPPGNNRIIGLQGKPAVYTFDHRLWILEDSGDWVLSGVFRYYEDKEALHVLHAGSLADGRVMIASMSGVQIFTRDGRLQHNFNSSNVLPFDISGMAYEAEDGKIWVSSPNGIAVIDFRNPLRYFPAPMGLPDRRLNVFAEWNDMLFVGSDSGLWASDASSFSQVVGNMAIFDMLETAFGLMVASSRGLLLVEEDGNIEQLSGDVFIRSIFADPDHPETYYFYDSPQALYRIVMDDTGGGHQVSLLYENTIMPFSIVKVSGEELWYSTRDFGIYQLQARSDAHGIAEITGSILWDEQRGLPAPENINIFRYQGDVAFMTDDGVYTPDATRQAAVPHPDFRDIVFGTTRRNIWPFLALQSGAFAGRVNAAVFPLLTPETPSETMQSAGAAPSYRWRNLPFGRSFELGGIIRLTESPSGRLYALAGSGLSYLNAGWENETPVSARAPRLQITGINMAADSVLFHGWSASVEDINPHVPFGMNSLRFNWSLNAFEPTDLNRYQFRLLGAETDWSAWSAETFADYRNLREGRYTFEVRGRDLYNRISEAAVFSFTVQPPWYRSVFAYMFYILFAAGLIGGSFHWRTQKLLARQQELEREVAARTSEIEHKKQQLEKLDKVKSTFFSNVSHEFRTPLTLIKGPVERLMYESSLSTAEKIGEYERILENANRLLSLIDQILNLSKMESGTYVLQLRRLDLNALLQRVAGWYRELAARKGLQFTLEIPDTPFWMYADAEQAELLFSNLLSNAVKYTETGGVTLRCLIRNETAEVLVKDTGIGIPEGEQGRIFDRYYRAQSGLLSSSGAGIGLNLVKYAADLHGIAVSLHSAEGQGTAFTLLCRAGLAHLSTEYRVLEDDGSIPAATLQVPDQVAAGSPKEEEASHPAVQAEAPEDADTDADAEDIPLLLLADDNRDIRVFIRSVLGPGYRYAECADGHQLVAQAKTLQPDLILSDVMMPGLDGIAASRILKEDPETAHIPIIMITAKGGNQNELTGLKSGANDYITKPFSPAILQARVLGQINLLMRLRRFLQQQFKASYLHTDAESATGAETEADGVNTPEWKQQIDAALHDPEFSVQDMANMLALSRSSLNRFFNSETGSSPQEYIRQRRIELACKMMARKEGSLSEIAYAAGFSSVSYFSRVFKQLKGVPPTQYAGS
- a CDS encoding LamG-like jellyroll fold domain-containing protein; amino-acid sequence: MFNMNSISSLLVSIALTLLISLLIPAFGISEAKGQDFAGGDGQSAETAFQISNWYHLNNIKSHMTSHFVLLNDLNSSTEGYHTVASPSANNGLGWIPIGIFFAPFEGSLDGGGFTVADLHIINSPNPFVAAFIGIAFNASLKDLHLRNVNISGTGIAAGVAGAFDNSVMERVSVSGNITVPTDANCCYASGITLRAGGNSTLTEIMADVNITGAYNLSAIAGIVEEDASITKAIARGTLNGSNQLGGIAAENNGTISNSYSTVILQGATNSGGLVAVDYGHISNSWVSAGSNDGQIRPVTGICNSCTRANVYYNTDGPATLSEPSTATGLTEAQMLSQNSFSGFDFTPSTGVWQIGTELSGSFPYLQGFTYDSPLVSNGPNPLPGLQLFAGGNGSGDTPYLISNWFHLNNVRHRLGSHHKLTNHLDSNTLAYEELASPQADGGAGWMPLGTFTGTFSGDGYAISNLFINRPDWNDMGLFSILRGGTVRDLMLLDVDFTGRMAGGPVAGVGDANFVVYKVFTTGFVKTAGHDSFGGARGSAGGLIGRFSNNGSVYDVHTAVRLRGAHGGGLFGSGAYDGGTMNISNVHISCNFDEIHRRDWIGALTGRFGNTVVPQNIEGLFWDESVTGGLAITKQLNLLPLPGGGQALNSAQMRTKSVFENAGFDFDTIWEIQEGDYESYPYLQVHRYNEPGDINPQFPIPALRLKLENLTEEPLGAGTAMAFNGTSDYINTRMSDTMLGIPQDSFTVEAWIRLNNTSGDNPILGHPSMVANNASLHLIVRNAQLNMGFFGNDLTAARSLQANRWYHVAFVFDNNAGEQRIYVDGIFSGLRETYAFDAHPDGINAPLLIGRWINEYFNGSMNELRIWQGARTTAEIQAGMNRTLPRNTPGLLANYTFNEAQTDGYFNPDHSGNRIFEVTQNAPVTIADIVNNPSWFAPVMPLGQHSIFLPPNTISESLSDANLSIQAQLGLGSLSLYRYGNNSSGFIALNTSDPVAAEFDESTPFINRTDAVFGVFPTSNSTTATLTLNYDFYEDGALQLLTRSGEGSKWIRATGWTHDPVQKTYTFTGSVQEQQLALTRPVTTLQSRVMYTGNDASGNVLLTLEVSNTGLSDLAAVEVQITGQNIENLSSPNDALSGSTWTIPALKGGEQTQLHISGELTAYLGEVSLSIAASNFESEAGSVLNASGIAIPEAFGAEGALSFSGGSFLPTGKNATELGLTEASFTIETWVRFNTLPGGDAPIAGAPTGGTESNSLHLLARNQRLHMGFWGNDTTAGTQLQTGVWYHAAFVYDLATQEQRIYLNGQLDGTGAEKPPLTGTAELHIGRFVENNFLDGTLDEFRIWNRALSQAEIQQHMHEVVGISSPRFQDLTVYLRFDDRSGTSAADLRGTATGSFQGSPQWVTQSSAPIGQFGNTLIPGQTASAGPQGAEVSIQNLSGGGLSMFVSATIDLRDRRSSDAGEHFPGGLEARRRGVSWNFIPENTNVQGSITLSYNHTSEQTGLSDTGSYTQGLVERVLYRETPESQWQIQTDWTQNAQDQTFTRTGPVVAGEYSTALVIDTIVPVTPNRSGWRIIGAPGPLATYAEVLADIWTQGYPGAGNSEDGDSNVYLYNEISRIWQIPLHSSHIFGTRSAETQASGKAALIFMYEDEDDNALQVRHTGFPLLTDAEISLTNTNPDNLPGSAGWHLVSNPYPFPVSWEAVAANGLSGVSPGIFVFDNTLFSNEGGYRLFTPGTGGLLGETAHDGIIPPFQGFWVQANAAHGQTSAITITPAHAATGGNLHRAGASGEPFSATAEAGAAPLAAAESLLMAIRAEHPVSGREDVALVSLFEDNASALMPVYRPAGLTQHRLTVELWDEDGFPALKQYHAPAYGSVLQIPLHIRSSRSGLHRLTLSETWLAHEAADDIRVYLTDQHTGEQYEWHAGSAIEVQLETALSRSLPQTGGLTAVESNREGSRRARRQQTAYIPENTRAAIPDAFSAAPAPTRMQAPRALPVSLLSEELHGGSLHGEAEARFLLEIHYGTPTHEGGDTASEIPLTFELNQNYPNPFNPGTSIRYALPEAAEVRLEVFNLLGQRVALLQNGLQTAGFHTAAFDASRLASGVYVYRLHAVSDNRTFTQTRKMTLVK